A region of Pirellulaceae bacterium DNA encodes the following proteins:
- a CDS encoding CDGSH iron-sulfur domain-containing protein, with protein sequence MSDVKISVRDNGPFLVEGPITLVDGEGNAYPIDKSKPAIALCRCGHSTNQPFCDGSHKGCGFDSTERAD encoded by the coding sequence ATGTCGGATGTCAAGATTTCGGTGCGGGACAACGGTCCATTTCTCGTCGAAGGTCCAATCACGCTCGTCGATGGCGAAGGCAACGCTTACCCGATCGACAAAAGCAAACCCGCAATTGCGTTGTGTCGCTGCGGCCATTCGACCAATCAGCCTTTCTGTGACGGTTCTCACAAGGGCTGTGGCTTCGATTCTACGGAACGGGCAGACTAG
- a CDS encoding CPXCG motif-containing cysteine-rich protein, whose amino-acid sequence MQDEAFYVCPACGEEIVIPVDFSAGRVQDYVEDCPVCCRPNLLHVETEDDGSVRVWGESE is encoded by the coding sequence ATGCAAGACGAAGCCTTTTATGTTTGCCCTGCTTGCGGGGAGGAAATCGTTATCCCTGTCGATTTTTCTGCAGGACGCGTCCAGGATTACGTCGAAGACTGCCCGGTCTGCTGCCGGCCTAACCTGTTGCATGTCGAGACAGAAGATGACGGTAGTGTGAGGGTTTGGGGCGAGTCGGAGTAG
- a CDS encoding rhomboid family intramembrane serine protease, with the protein MTKVTTNRKRRAVHAVRGELRAVLLFVAIVWVVFAVSQFVPSLRAWGVIPRSSRGLIGILTMTFLHANWQHIASNTIPLLILLALLVGSKISSWKIVVSIILVGGCLLWGVGMQGNHIGASLLIYGLIAFLISSGLFFEKRPIPLVIAISVGCLYGFPLLTGVLPRISNPEHLSWDGHLCGAIAGVVVAYFLERRNVGRLSKQKIPAK; encoded by the coding sequence GTGACTAAGGTAACAACGAACAGAAAGCGGAGAGCTGTTCATGCAGTTCGCGGAGAGCTGCGAGCTGTGCTCCTCTTTGTCGCGATTGTCTGGGTCGTGTTTGCGGTCTCCCAATTCGTTCCTTCCCTCCGTGCCTGGGGGGTGATCCCACGTTCCTCCCGAGGGTTGATTGGGATCCTGACGATGACGTTCTTGCATGCGAATTGGCAGCATATTGCCAGCAATACGATTCCGCTGCTGATTTTGTTAGCGCTCTTGGTCGGTTCGAAAATCTCGTCCTGGAAAATCGTCGTATCCATCATCTTGGTCGGTGGATGTTTGCTCTGGGGCGTTGGTATGCAAGGTAATCATATCGGTGCTAGTTTGTTGATTTACGGCTTGATCGCCTTCTTGATTTCATCAGGATTGTTCTTTGAAAAACGACCGATTCCATTGGTCATCGCCATCTCGGTGGGCTGCCTCTATGGTTTCCCCTTACTGACCGGTGTGCTGCCCAGGATTTCAAATCCGGAACACCTATCATGGGACGGACATTTGTGTGGTGCGATTGCCGGGGTTGTTGTGGCCTATTTCTTGGAGCGACGTAACGTGGGGCGATTGTCGAAGCAGAAAATTCCCGCTAAGTAA